One genomic window of Thermococcus indicus includes the following:
- the bgaS gene encoding beta-galactosidase BgaS, producing MVSFHWGVVQSAFQFEMGDLYRRNVDARTDWWHWVRDPFNIKNDLVSGDLPEEGINNYELYEIDHRLAKDLGLNAYQLTIEWSRIFPCPTWGVKVKVERDSYGLIKRVKVTKEALEELDALANRREVEHYSAVLRNLKKLGFTTFVTLNHQTLPVWVHDPLWTRSDFEGSRARGWVDERNVVEFVKFSAYSAWKFGELVDFWATFDEPMVTVELGYLAPYVGWPPGILNPKAAKRVIINQMIAHARAYEAIKEHTKAPVGIILNIIPAYPLNPKDERDIKAAENYDYFHNRLFLEALNRGRVDLELDFNPTRIPHLERNDWIGNNYYTREVVRWVEPKFEELPMVSFVGVEGYGYSGEPKSVSPDNNPTSDFGWEVYPGGLYDSTAEAAGYGRPVYITENGVADSKDVLRPRYIEEHVREVRKLIENGIDVRGYFHWALTDNYEWAMGFKIRFGLYEVDLITRERIPRRRSVETYRKVVEEGVE from the coding sequence ATGGTCAGTTTTCACTGGGGCGTCGTTCAGTCGGCATTTCAGTTCGAGATGGGTGATCTATACCGGAGGAACGTAGACGCCAGAACCGACTGGTGGCACTGGGTCCGCGACCCATTCAACATAAAGAACGACCTTGTGAGCGGCGATCTGCCCGAGGAGGGCATAAACAACTACGAGCTCTACGAGATAGACCACCGCCTGGCTAAGGACCTCGGCCTGAATGCTTACCAACTCACGATAGAGTGGAGCAGAATCTTCCCCTGCCCGACGTGGGGCGTTAAGGTCAAAGTCGAGAGGGACTCCTACGGACTGATAAAGCGCGTGAAGGTCACAAAGGAAGCCCTTGAGGAGCTCGACGCCCTGGCCAACAGGCGCGAGGTGGAGCACTACTCGGCCGTCCTCAGGAACCTGAAGAAGCTTGGCTTTACCACCTTCGTGACGCTGAACCACCAGACCCTGCCGGTATGGGTTCACGACCCCCTCTGGACGAGGAGCGACTTCGAGGGCAGTAGAGCGAGGGGCTGGGTGGACGAGAGGAACGTGGTCGAGTTCGTCAAGTTCTCGGCCTATTCGGCCTGGAAGTTCGGGGAGCTCGTCGATTTCTGGGCGACCTTCGACGAACCGATGGTTACCGTCGAGCTCGGCTACCTCGCTCCATACGTCGGCTGGCCACCGGGAATACTCAACCCCAAGGCTGCAAAGCGGGTCATCATCAACCAGATGATCGCCCACGCGAGGGCCTACGAGGCCATAAAGGAGCACACAAAGGCTCCGGTGGGGATAATCCTGAACATAATACCCGCCTACCCCCTGAACCCCAAAGACGAGCGGGACATAAAAGCGGCCGAGAACTACGACTACTTCCACAACAGGCTCTTCCTAGAGGCCCTCAACAGGGGGAGGGTCGATTTGGAGCTCGACTTCAACCCGACCAGGATTCCACACCTTGAGAGGAACGACTGGATAGGGAACAACTACTACACGAGGGAAGTCGTGAGGTGGGTCGAGCCGAAATTTGAGGAGCTGCCGATGGTGAGCTTCGTCGGCGTTGAGGGCTACGGCTACTCCGGCGAGCCAAAGAGCGTTTCCCCCGACAACAACCCGACGAGCGACTTCGGCTGGGAGGTTTACCCCGGGGGACTGTACGACTCGACGGCTGAGGCAGCCGGGTACGGAAGGCCGGTTTACATAACCGAGAACGGCGTGGCTGATTCGAAGGACGTCCTCAGGCCGAGGTACATAGAGGAACACGTGAGGGAAGTGAGGAAACTCATCGAGAACGGAATAGACGTGAGGGGCTACTTCCACTGGGCGCTCACGGATAACTACGAGTGGGCAATGGGCTTCAAGATTCGCTTCGGCCTCTACGAGGTGGACCTGATAACCAGGGAGAGGATCCCCCGCAGAAGGAGCGTCGAGACCTACAGAAAGGTTGTTGAGGAGGGGGTTGAATGA
- a CDS encoding ABC transporter substrate-binding protein yields the protein MKRYLALAVVALLLGSLAGFASAAEEKGPANFGNYYNAQANELLRALATTSDENKQVEYLKELTKIWLQDVPAVPVYTGTVFYEASTKYWKGWPNEKNPYGVPIFWAGFGTWGTALALLGVKPTGVQDDTGGDFPRHETIYTANSAPPTSANPFQGGNIIGIDGLVFEPLFMLNFMTTELKPWLAESGTWISDNTFEVKLRDATWQDGQPLTAEDVEFSFEYYEKLGLKDWSAVGLKEIKVVDDRTVDFIFEGKPNVWAWRSNLYSVLIVPKHVFENLDPEQVKTMTFTGDDKEYLVGSGAYRLKEVVQQQKSILERNDDWWGARYFNEPAAKYIIQLYVSSNDQAANMFLKDDLDVATYYLDIAELKKQNPNIVSWLEGEPYFPPVVPVVLYFNTAHEPLNNPEVRRAIAMAINPEQIVQQGPISAVPDQTPLGPIMQGWKDRIGADQLIKEYGWKYGDIAGAIKILDSLGIKDTDGDGIREYNGKPLKLTFITCSGCSDWVQTGEIIKNQLRPLGIDVEIKTGDWTNFFMKNLNDGNFDLALHWAGTFKPDPYSVYYSLMYNENPPETPTETPTTTSPSTTSPSSTTSPSTTPSTSSPTTTTSGGGGICGPAALIALAAIPLLLRRRR from the coding sequence ATGAAAAGGTACCTCGCCCTTGCCGTGGTGGCTCTTCTGCTTGGTAGTTTAGCGGGCTTTGCCAGCGCCGCCGAGGAGAAGGGTCCGGCTAACTTCGGCAACTATTACAACGCTCAGGCCAACGAGCTCCTTAGGGCCCTTGCCACCACCTCCGATGAGAACAAGCAGGTTGAGTACCTGAAGGAGCTTACCAAAATATGGCTCCAGGACGTTCCGGCCGTTCCCGTCTACACCGGTACCGTCTTCTACGAGGCCAGCACCAAGTACTGGAAGGGCTGGCCCAACGAGAAGAATCCCTACGGCGTTCCGATATTCTGGGCCGGCTTTGGAACCTGGGGTACGGCCCTTGCCCTCCTCGGAGTCAAACCAACCGGGGTCCAGGACGATACCGGTGGCGACTTCCCGAGGCACGAGACCATATACACCGCCAACAGCGCTCCCCCGACCAGCGCCAACCCCTTCCAGGGCGGCAACATCATAGGCATCGATGGCCTCGTCTTCGAGCCGCTCTTCATGCTCAACTTCATGACCACCGAGCTGAAGCCCTGGCTGGCTGAGAGCGGGACTTGGATCAGTGACAACACCTTCGAGGTCAAGCTCCGCGATGCCACTTGGCAGGACGGCCAGCCGCTGACGGCGGAGGACGTCGAGTTCTCCTTCGAGTACTACGAGAAGCTCGGCCTCAAGGACTGGAGTGCCGTAGGGCTTAAGGAGATAAAGGTCGTCGATGACAGAACGGTTGATTTCATCTTCGAGGGCAAGCCCAACGTCTGGGCCTGGAGGAGCAACCTCTACTCGGTTCTCATAGTCCCGAAGCACGTCTTCGAGAACCTCGACCCCGAGCAGGTCAAGACCATGACCTTCACCGGCGACGACAAGGAGTACCTCGTCGGCTCTGGTGCTTACAGGCTCAAGGAGGTCGTCCAGCAGCAGAAATCGATCCTTGAGAGGAACGACGACTGGTGGGGAGCCAGGTACTTCAACGAGCCGGCCGCCAAGTACATAATCCAGCTCTACGTCTCCAGCAACGACCAGGCGGCCAACATGTTCCTCAAGGACGACCTCGACGTTGCCACTTACTACCTCGACATAGCCGAGCTGAAGAAGCAGAACCCCAACATAGTCAGCTGGCTCGAGGGTGAGCCCTACTTCCCACCGGTCGTACCGGTCGTGCTCTACTTCAACACCGCCCACGAGCCGCTCAACAACCCCGAGGTCAGGAGGGCGATAGCCATGGCCATCAACCCCGAGCAGATAGTCCAGCAGGGCCCCATAAGCGCCGTCCCCGACCAGACCCCCCTCGGGCCGATAATGCAGGGCTGGAAGGACAGGATAGGCGCCGACCAGCTCATCAAGGAGTACGGCTGGAAGTACGGCGACATAGCCGGGGCCATAAAGATACTGGACAGCCTCGGCATCAAGGACACCGATGGGGATGGCATAAGGGAGTACAACGGCAAACCCCTCAAGCTCACCTTCATAACCTGCTCCGGCTGTTCTGACTGGGTCCAGACCGGCGAAATCATCAAGAACCAGCTCAGGCCCCTTGGAATAGACGTCGAGATAAAGACCGGTGACTGGACCAACTTCTTCATGAAGAACCTCAACGACGGCAACTTTGACCTGGCACTCCACTGGGCCGGAACCTTCAAGCCCGACCCGTACAGCGTCTACTACAGCCTCATGTACAACGAGAACCCGCCGGAAACGCCGACTGAGACTCCGACTACTACCTCACCATCCACAACTTCCCCGTCAAGCACTACTTCGCCTTCGACCACTCCGAGCACCAGCAGTCCAACCACCACAACCAGCGGCGGTGGAGGAATCTGCGGTCCGGCCGCGTTAATAGCCCTCGCCGCGATACCCCTCCTCCTCAGGAGGAGGCGCTGA
- a CDS encoding ABC transporter permease: MGFRKYLLRKTVVYLVTFLFAVTLNWLLPRLMPGNPIEAMIESNLNLAPGEKEILIKFYEELYGLNEPLWRQFVNFWVRLFHGDLGYSLLYKAPVWDLIRHALPYDIAILLPAIALSWLVGNWLGALAGKNRRYDRYMMPLFYFLASMPYFWFAMLLVYFVGVRADLLPYQGAYDPALVPALSWEFIKSFLEHWILPFLSLFTVMIGSWAIGMRNMIIYELEADYVRYLEALGASEKLMTKHAYRNAILPQVTGLALQLGLMVAGAIATEIVFNYPGIGILLMNAALSQDYFLLQGAFLMVVISVLAANFVIDIVYAFIDPRVRASYTEG, from the coding sequence ATGGGGTTCAGGAAGTACCTGCTCAGGAAGACTGTGGTTTACCTGGTAACCTTCCTCTTCGCGGTTACGCTCAACTGGCTCCTTCCGAGGCTCATGCCCGGCAATCCAATCGAGGCCATGATAGAATCCAACCTCAACCTCGCCCCGGGCGAGAAGGAGATACTCATAAAGTTTTACGAGGAGCTTTACGGGCTCAACGAGCCCCTCTGGAGGCAGTTCGTGAACTTCTGGGTCAGGCTCTTTCACGGGGACCTCGGCTACAGCCTTCTCTACAAGGCCCCCGTATGGGATTTAATCAGGCACGCCCTTCCCTATGACATAGCCATCCTCCTCCCGGCCATAGCCCTGAGCTGGTTAGTCGGGAACTGGCTCGGTGCCCTTGCCGGGAAGAACAGGAGGTATGACCGCTACATGATGCCCCTGTTCTACTTCCTCGCGAGCATGCCCTACTTCTGGTTCGCCATGCTTCTCGTCTACTTCGTCGGCGTCAGGGCCGACCTGCTCCCCTACCAAGGTGCCTACGACCCGGCCCTCGTTCCGGCCCTTTCCTGGGAGTTCATAAAGAGCTTCCTGGAGCACTGGATCCTTCCGTTCCTGAGCCTCTTCACGGTCATGATCGGCAGCTGGGCAATCGGAATGCGCAACATGATAATCTACGAGCTTGAGGCAGACTACGTCCGCTATCTCGAGGCCCTCGGCGCGAGCGAGAAGCTCATGACCAAGCACGCCTACAGGAACGCTATCCTGCCCCAGGTCACAGGCCTGGCCCTGCAGCTCGGCCTCATGGTGGCTGGAGCGATAGCGACGGAGATAGTCTTCAACTACCCAGGAATAGGCATACTCCTGATGAACGCCGCGCTTAGCCAGGACTACTTCCTCCTCCAGGGGGCGTTTCTGATGGTGGTCATCTCGGTTCTGGCTGCCAACTTCGTCATCGACATAGTCTACGCCTTCATAGACCCGCGCGTCAGGGCAAGCTACACGGAGGGTTGA
- a CDS encoding ABC transporter permease: MARESALSKLRLAFRNNKFRFGFALLAFFVLFAIVGPLFTPFASDGLYYETIPGTNISVATYSTKTLPPMTHENLTTYTGKGVEVLHILGTDKLGKDLYTLIVYGLRTSLWVAVLAAVIGTVMGITIGFIAGYRGGLTDELLMMFVNIMLVIPSIVLLILVAAYLEARSPEVQALIIGLTGWPWVARAVRSQTLSLKNREFVNLAKLAGLSDLRIIFGEIMPNMISYIFMVGILQFSGAILASATLDFIGLGPTTAVSLGTILQKAIAHNALQFGWWWWFIPPGLIITLIITALFFINLGMEEVFNPRLRRE; encoded by the coding sequence ATGGCCAGGGAAAGTGCTCTCTCAAAGCTCAGGCTTGCCTTCAGAAACAACAAGTTCCGCTTCGGCTTCGCACTGTTGGCGTTCTTCGTGCTGTTCGCCATAGTCGGACCTCTCTTCACGCCCTTCGCCAGCGACGGCTTGTACTATGAGACCATACCGGGCACCAACATAAGCGTCGCCACCTACTCGACCAAGACCCTCCCCCCGATGACCCACGAGAACCTCACCACCTACACCGGGAAGGGGGTCGAGGTACTCCACATACTTGGAACCGACAAGCTCGGCAAGGACCTCTACACCCTCATCGTCTACGGACTCAGGACGAGCCTCTGGGTGGCGGTCCTGGCGGCGGTGATAGGGACGGTCATGGGAATAACCATTGGCTTCATCGCCGGCTACCGCGGCGGCCTCACGGACGAGCTATTGATGATGTTCGTGAACATAATGCTGGTCATTCCCTCAATAGTGCTCCTTATCCTCGTCGCGGCCTACCTTGAGGCGAGAAGCCCGGAAGTCCAGGCCCTCATCATAGGCCTAACAGGCTGGCCCTGGGTCGCCAGAGCCGTTCGCTCCCAGACGCTGTCGCTCAAGAACAGGGAGTTCGTGAACCTCGCCAAGCTCGCCGGGCTGAGCGACCTCAGGATAATCTTCGGCGAGATAATGCCCAACATGATCTCCTACATCTTCATGGTCGGAATCCTGCAGTTCAGCGGGGCAATACTCGCTTCGGCAACGCTCGACTTCATCGGCCTGGGCCCCACCACGGCCGTCTCGCTGGGAACCATACTCCAGAAGGCGATAGCCCACAACGCCCTCCAGTTCGGCTGGTGGTGGTGGTTCATTCCGCCCGGGCTGATTATAACGCTCATCATCACGGCGTTGTTCTTCATCAACCTGGGAATGGAGGAGGTATTCAACCCGAGGCTTAGGAGGGAGTGA
- a CDS encoding ABC transporter ATP-binding protein: MSLLTVDNLKIYYATPRGHVKAVDGVSFDVREGEVFGIAGESGCGKSTLVHSLILRKPPMVHMGGKAIFKGMDLMTMDERESRRIRYTELSIIPQYAMNALNPTKKIKDIVWDLAREHGHTDRGELEKLLRERLAMVKLSPKVADMYPVELSGGMRQRATMVVSTLLNPDLLIADEVTSALDVTTQRVVIELLHHFMEVGIVKSIIFVTHDLALLDKIADRVMILYAGKVAEIGPTEEIISSPAHPYTRLLLDSLPKMGVQYRRQKLKGIPGYPVSLLNPPKGCRFYTRCPNVMDRCGELEPKLVEVGPGHYAACHLLGGENQ; encoded by the coding sequence ATGTCACTGCTCACCGTGGACAACCTTAAAATCTACTACGCGACGCCCAGGGGCCACGTCAAGGCCGTGGACGGCGTTTCCTTCGACGTCAGGGAGGGGGAGGTCTTCGGCATAGCCGGCGAGAGCGGCTGCGGGAAATCAACGCTCGTCCACTCCCTTATCCTCAGGAAGCCCCCGATGGTTCACATGGGTGGAAAGGCAATCTTCAAGGGAATGGACCTGATGACGATGGACGAGCGTGAATCCCGGAGGATTCGCTACACTGAACTCTCCATAATCCCCCAGTACGCGATGAACGCCCTGAACCCGACGAAGAAAATCAAAGACATCGTCTGGGACCTGGCCAGGGAGCACGGCCACACAGACAGGGGGGAACTAGAGAAGCTCCTCCGCGAGAGACTGGCCATGGTCAAGCTTTCCCCCAAGGTCGCCGACATGTACCCGGTTGAGCTGAGCGGTGGAATGAGGCAGCGCGCGACTATGGTGGTCTCAACCCTGCTCAACCCCGACCTCCTCATAGCGGACGAGGTTACCTCCGCTTTGGACGTCACGACCCAGCGCGTTGTCATAGAACTCCTCCACCACTTTATGGAGGTCGGCATAGTCAAGTCAATAATCTTCGTCACCCACGATTTGGCACTGCTCGACAAGATAGCCGACCGCGTCATGATACTCTACGCGGGAAAAGTGGCTGAAATCGGCCCGACGGAGGAGATAATCAGCTCTCCGGCCCACCCGTACACCAGGCTCCTCCTCGACTCGCTCCCCAAGATGGGAGTGCAGTACAGGAGGCAGAAGCTCAAAGGGATTCCGGGCTATCCGGTAAGCCTCCTCAACCCGCCGAAAGGCTGCCGCTTCTACACCCGCTGTCCCAACGTGATGGATAGGTGCGGCGAGCTCGAGCCAAAGCTGGTCGAGGTCGGGCCGGGGCACTACGCGGCCTGTCATCTCCTAGGGGGTGAGAACCAATGA
- a CDS encoding ABC transporter ATP-binding protein has translation MTLLQVEHLTKVFTSGFIGGFEIRAVDDVSFTIGKGEIVSLVGESGSGKTTVGKLILRLIQPTSGRILFEGRDVLEFGKKELKKNYYRQVQAVFQDPFASFNPLHPIDRAFDLVFNSYFPGTGREERENMINSALEGVGLNPAEIRGKYPHQLSGGQLQRILIARALLLKPKLLIADEAVSMLDASTRIDVLNLLGDFRDKYGTSVLFVTHDLALGYYISDSTIIMYRGTIVEMGDTEKVFHNPLHPYTQMLLESVPDLNVRWEFKGIEPEKEEGAVYSIQGCRYAPRCPRAKEKCFKFRPGLVEVEKNHWVACHLHGGG, from the coding sequence ATGACCCTCCTTCAGGTTGAGCACCTCACCAAGGTCTTCACTTCGGGATTCATAGGCGGCTTTGAAATCCGGGCCGTCGATGACGTCAGCTTCACAATAGGGAAGGGCGAGATAGTCTCGCTGGTAGGCGAGAGCGGCAGCGGAAAGACCACCGTTGGAAAGCTCATACTCCGGCTTATCCAGCCCACCTCCGGAAGGATACTCTTCGAGGGCAGGGACGTCCTGGAATTCGGCAAGAAGGAGCTCAAGAAGAACTACTACCGCCAGGTTCAGGCCGTTTTCCAGGATCCCTTCGCGAGCTTCAACCCGCTCCACCCGATTGACCGGGCCTTCGACCTGGTGTTTAACTCCTACTTCCCTGGGACGGGCCGGGAGGAAAGGGAGAACATGATAAACTCCGCCCTTGAGGGCGTCGGTCTGAACCCCGCCGAGATTAGGGGCAAGTACCCCCACCAGCTGAGCGGCGGCCAGCTCCAGAGGATTCTCATCGCCAGGGCTTTGCTCCTCAAGCCCAAGCTCCTCATAGCCGATGAAGCAGTTTCGATGCTCGACGCTTCAACGAGAATAGACGTCCTCAACCTCCTCGGCGACTTCAGGGACAAATATGGGACTTCGGTTCTCTTCGTCACCCACGACCTGGCGTTGGGCTACTACATCAGCGACTCGACGATAATCATGTACCGCGGAACCATCGTCGAGATGGGCGACACGGAGAAGGTCTTCCACAACCCGCTCCACCCATACACCCAGATGCTCCTCGAAAGCGTGCCCGACTTGAACGTCAGGTGGGAGTTCAAGGGAATCGAGCCGGAGAAGGAGGAGGGGGCAGTTTATTCCATCCAGGGCTGTCGCTACGCGCCGAGGTGCCCGAGGGCCAAGGAGAAGTGCTTCAAATTCCGTCCCGGGCTTGTTGAGGTCGAGAAGAACCACTGGGTTGCGTGCCATCTCCACGGGGGTGGTTGA
- the glmD gene encoding glucosamine-6-phosphate deaminase, with product MHSTIREIRKTPEGIIRAQRAFEEFIANHDFRLPREIVYTGCGSSHFLAKPLAMATTRLGGRGFSAPCSELLYSREWYPIGNPELLVAISRSGETTEAVKALEALDVPRFALTAYESALSRKADYALIVPAHEESVVMTHSFPAFYFAYLQLLLSSFGKETHNAELVSSLTGEVLESEDYIRELVEGFDFRNVIFLGSGILYPVALEAMLKMKEMALFWSEAYPTFEVRHGFKSIADEGTLVVLLVDEPFNWHEKLTREFQGQKARVLTVGRRDTGADYFMEVPEVDKLVSPALYLPVVQLLAYYKAVSRGLNPDNPRFLSKVVKW from the coding sequence ATGCACTCGACGATTAGGGAGATTAGAAAGACCCCCGAGGGAATAATCAGGGCCCAGAGGGCCTTCGAGGAATTCATAGCCAATCACGACTTCCGGTTACCGAGGGAGATAGTTTATACTGGCTGTGGCAGTTCACACTTTTTGGCAAAGCCGCTGGCCATGGCAACCACCCGCCTCGGGGGCAGGGGGTTCAGCGCCCCCTGCTCCGAACTTCTCTATTCGAGGGAGTGGTATCCGATAGGGAACCCAGAGCTCCTCGTGGCGATTTCGCGCTCAGGCGAAACGACCGAGGCGGTGAAGGCCCTCGAAGCCCTCGACGTCCCGAGGTTCGCCCTCACAGCCTACGAGAGCGCCCTATCTAGGAAAGCGGATTATGCCTTGATAGTCCCGGCCCACGAGGAGAGTGTCGTCATGACTCACTCGTTCCCGGCCTTCTACTTCGCCTACCTCCAGCTGCTCCTCAGCTCGTTCGGGAAGGAAACACACAATGCGGAGCTCGTCTCCTCCCTGACGGGGGAGGTCTTAGAAAGCGAAGACTACATCAGGGAGCTCGTTGAGGGCTTCGACTTCAGGAACGTTATCTTCTTGGGTTCAGGAATACTCTATCCGGTGGCACTTGAGGCGATGCTCAAGATGAAGGAGATGGCCCTCTTCTGGAGCGAGGCTTACCCGACTTTCGAGGTGAGGCACGGCTTCAAGTCTATAGCAGACGAGGGAACGCTCGTCGTTCTGCTCGTCGATGAGCCCTTCAACTGGCACGAGAAACTGACAAGGGAGTTCCAGGGGCAGAAGGCGAGGGTTCTAACCGTCGGGAGGCGCGACACAGGTGCGGACTACTTCATGGAGGTTCCCGAGGTGGATAAGCTGGTGAGTCCCGCCCTCTACCTCCCGGTTGTTCAGCTTTTGGCCTACTACAAGGCCGTTTCGCGCGGTTTGAACCCCGACAACCCCAGGTTCCTCAGCAAGGTCGTCAAGTGGTGA
- a CDS encoding beta-galactosidase produces MVMRVGHDGKTYILDGERFLVYGGTLQFFRVPRKDWEDRLERMKGHGLNTVDTYVAWNWHEPEKGSFDFTGETHPQRDLIGFLELAERLDLKVIIRPGPYICGEWRNGGIPDWLIDEHPEILAKGPNGPLPRDIYYPPVTYLHPVYLKAVSEWYDAVLPVIRDYLYTKGGPIISVSIDDEPSYWETIFQPFLTDYNDVIVKPGGLWEEWLRRNYSLDELGERYGIPIGDYSEVYAPASENEPLPKILDWHHFKIWMTNRYVETLYNHLKRYIDIPISILDPYLLLAAWRHFYRYVREKNLDIHLWTEFWYSFYRSFDLKEDRLGHVYYKTGIYRFYRRKLGTPPLSIETQASLAHTIEPDEAEHLYSLIASLGIHNINYYLYVGGENPRGYESHNGITWDVYSPIGLDGSERPHVGPIKWLGEFLLNNPDFVNSELRPRVAFGTYEPYEAVSLFGLRGALPRA; encoded by the coding sequence ATGGTGATGAGGGTTGGCCACGATGGTAAGACTTACATACTGGACGGTGAGCGCTTCCTCGTCTACGGAGGGACGCTCCAGTTCTTCAGGGTTCCAAGGAAGGACTGGGAGGACAGGCTGGAGAGGATGAAGGGGCACGGCCTCAACACTGTAGACACCTATGTCGCCTGGAACTGGCACGAGCCCGAGAAGGGGAGCTTCGACTTCACGGGGGAAACTCACCCGCAGAGGGACCTAATCGGCTTCCTTGAGCTGGCCGAGAGGCTCGACCTCAAGGTCATCATCAGGCCCGGCCCCTACATCTGCGGCGAGTGGAGGAACGGCGGAATACCCGACTGGCTCATCGACGAACACCCGGAAATCCTGGCAAAGGGCCCCAACGGACCGCTTCCGAGGGATATCTACTACCCGCCGGTTACCTACCTCCACCCGGTCTATCTAAAGGCCGTCTCGGAATGGTACGATGCCGTTCTCCCGGTAATCAGGGACTACCTCTACACCAAAGGCGGGCCGATAATAAGTGTCTCCATAGACGATGAGCCCTCCTACTGGGAGACGATATTCCAGCCCTTCCTGACCGATTACAACGACGTCATCGTTAAACCCGGCGGCCTCTGGGAGGAGTGGCTTAGGCGTAACTACTCCCTTGACGAGCTGGGCGAGCGCTACGGAATTCCCATAGGCGACTACTCCGAGGTCTACGCCCCGGCGAGCGAGAACGAGCCCCTGCCGAAGATACTCGACTGGCACCACTTCAAGATATGGATGACGAACCGCTACGTCGAAACCCTCTACAACCACCTCAAACGCTACATTGACATTCCAATAAGCATACTCGACCCCTACCTGCTCTTGGCGGCGTGGAGGCACTTCTACCGCTACGTCAGGGAGAAGAACCTCGACATACACCTCTGGACCGAGTTCTGGTACTCCTTCTACCGCTCCTTCGACCTGAAGGAGGACAGGCTCGGGCACGTCTATTATAAAACCGGAATCTACCGCTTCTATCGGAGAAAACTTGGAACGCCACCTCTCAGCATAGAGACGCAGGCTTCCCTGGCCCACACGATAGAGCCCGACGAGGCCGAGCACCTCTACTCGCTGATAGCTTCCCTTGGAATCCACAACATCAACTACTACCTCTACGTCGGCGGCGAAAACCCGAGGGGCTACGAGTCCCACAACGGAATCACCTGGGACGTTTACTCGCCGATAGGCCTCGACGGGAGCGAGAGGCCCCACGTTGGGCCAATAAAGTGGCTCGGCGAGTTCCTGCTCAACAACCCGGACTTCGTTAATTCGGAGCTCAGGCCGAGGGTTGCCTTCGGAACCTACGAGCCCTACGAGGCGGTTTCGCTGTTCGGCCTCAGGGGGGCCTTACCGAGAGCGTGA
- a CDS encoding beta-galactosidase trimerization domain-containing protein, which yields MNLNEYILGERGLLTLLAMSNVPFDVIDLEEASFDEMLSYDQLWVYSLDFLSREVQDKLVEFVAKGGNLVILPMLPYLDENMKPYSALVEFLGVEVERVNARDNPRLIQFTSVSSEGIDRMLVRNTVREVRGGEPFVFHYGKPVGTFVRRGKGSAIVLGFRLQYYTSHHDLHRKFVDKLLAMQGVERDFEVTDRDMIAIPRGNYLVLLNPRGHRVFGKVRYRDVEIPQLLDGIEMGKRGALFLPFGVKAGDVEVVYSTATLLGRDGDVLHLSNHLSGMSEVALRNVDEVRVISGKIVDESLSDGVLTIVVEHRPGSFELEF from the coding sequence GTGAACCTCAACGAGTACATCCTGGGCGAGCGTGGGCTTTTGACGCTCCTCGCCATGAGCAACGTTCCCTTCGACGTCATTGACCTTGAGGAGGCATCTTTTGATGAGATGCTCTCCTACGACCAGCTCTGGGTCTACAGTCTCGACTTTCTCTCAAGGGAAGTCCAGGACAAGCTCGTCGAGTTCGTTGCCAAAGGGGGGAACCTCGTAATCCTCCCGATGCTTCCCTACCTCGACGAGAACATGAAGCCCTATTCGGCCTTGGTGGAGTTCCTCGGCGTTGAGGTTGAGAGAGTCAATGCTAGAGACAACCCGAGGCTGATTCAGTTCACGAGCGTATCATCGGAGGGAATAGACAGGATGCTCGTCAGGAACACCGTGAGGGAAGTTAGGGGTGGGGAACCCTTCGTCTTCCACTACGGAAAACCGGTGGGAACGTTCGTGAGGAGAGGAAAGGGAAGTGCAATCGTCCTCGGCTTCAGGCTGCAGTACTACACCAGCCACCACGACCTTCACAGGAAGTTCGTGGACAAGCTTTTGGCGATGCAGGGAGTTGAGAGGGACTTCGAGGTAACCGACAGGGACATGATAGCGATTCCGCGCGGGAACTACCTCGTCCTGCTGAACCCGAGGGGGCACAGGGTCTTTGGGAAGGTGAGGTACAGGGACGTTGAGATTCCACAGCTCCTCGACGGGATAGAGATGGGGAAGCGCGGTGCCCTCTTCCTGCCCTTTGGAGTTAAAGCTGGGGACGTTGAGGTCGTTTACTCAACGGCAACCCTACTCGGCAGGGACGGGGATGTGCTCCACCTCAGCAACCATCTCTCCGGCATGAGTGAAGTGGCGCTGAGGAACGTTGATGAGGTCCGGGTCATCAGTGGAAAAATCGTGGACGAGTCACTCTCCGATGGGGTTCTTACCATTGTGGTCGAGCACAGGCCTGGAAGCTTTGAGCTGGAGTTCTGA